A genomic stretch from Sander vitreus isolate 19-12246 chromosome 17, sanVit1, whole genome shotgun sequence includes:
- the LOC144532689 gene encoding uncharacterized protein LOC144532689: MHVMFLLVSDVISFFGRPSVKPDTGTGSVLSSNPTDFIFYFGIVTNVTLMVFIAQERHVAVAYPRCLGCCGTIKRSPGVTLVTGAAPFAILVLAVLQYNLWFAVCLLAPFPFLLFFALDSWRALICSRSNPKTTERRRAVWGLCAIWANYTLLYVPFILSVLLEALSFTETVMYLGLVSHLLLYLSPLVDPFLYIFMTKGLKEVLQALPCSQNKSRRENMRPTVDTVAETVETRL; the protein is encoded by the coding sequence ATGCATGTCATGTTCCTCCTGGTCTCTGACGTTATCAGTTTCTTTGGCCGTCCCAGTGTGAAACCAGACACGGGGACTGGGTCCGTCTTGTCCTCCAACCCCACCGACTTCATCTTCTACTTTGGTATCGTCACCAACGTCACCCTCATGGTGTTCATAGCTCAGGAGCGCCATGTCGCCGTGGCCTACCCACGGTGTCTTGGCTGCTGCGGCACCATCAAGCGGTCTCCTGGGGTCACTTTGGTGACGGGGGCTGCTCCGTTCGCCATCCTGGTCCTCGCCGTGCTGCAGTACAATCTCTGGTTCgctgtgtgtttgcttgctCCTTTCCCCTTCCTGCTCTTCTTTGCCTTGGACTCCTGGAGGGCCCTGATCTGCTCCCGATCCAACCCTAAAaccacagagaggaggagggcggTGTGGGGGTTGTGTGCGATTTGGGCCAATTACACCCTCCTCTACGTCCCCTTCATCCTCAGCGTCCTCCTGGAGGCTCTGTCCTTTACGGAGACGGTGATGTACCTGGGGCTGGTGTCTCACCTGCTGCTGTACCTCAGCCCTCTGGTGGACCCCTTCCTCTACATTTTCATGACCAAAGGGCTCAAAGAGGTGCTACAGGCGCTGCCATGCTCTCAAAACAAAAGTCGGAGAGAAAACATGAGACCCACTGTGGATACTGTGGCTGAGACCGTGGAGACTAGGCTTTGA
- the cox20 gene encoding cytochrome c oxidase assembly protein COX20, mitochondrial — protein sequence MAGEEQESKTKGFRLLGILDVQNTPCARDAILHGAGGSLAAGLLHFLATSRVKRSFDVGFAGFMLTTLGSWFYCRMNNAKLRVQQRMIQDGIKNKVVYEGSVLDPTNKPGAPGPS from the exons ATGGCAGGAGAAGAGCAGGAGAGCAAGACCAAG GGTTTCCGGCTGCTGGGGATTCTGGATGTCCAGAACACTCCGTGTGCCAGAGACGCCATCCTGCATGGAGCTGGGGGCTCACTAGCTGCTGGCCTGCTACACTTTCTGGCCACTA GTCGGGTGAAGAGGTCTTTTGACGTGGGATTTGCAGGCTTTATGCTGACGACACTCGGGTCCTG GTTTTACTGCAGGATGAACAACGCTAAGCTTCGTGTGCAGCAGAGGATGATCCAGGACGGCATCAAGAACAAGGTAGTGTACGAGGGGTCCGTTCTAGACCCAACAAACAAACCTGGAGCGCCAGGCCCCTCGTGA
- the lhb gene encoding lutropin subunit beta — protein sequence MMAIQVRRVTFPLMLTLFLGASSSIWPLAPAAAFLLPSCQLINQTVSLEKEGCPKCHLVETTICSGHCFTKDPVFKIPFSNVYQNVCMYQDFYFKTFKLPDCSPGVDPTVTYPVALSCHCGRCAMATSDCTFGSLQPNFCIHDIPFYY from the exons ATGATGGCTATACAGGTCAGAAGAGTGACGTTCCCCTTGATGTTGACTTTGTTTCTGGGAGCCTCATCTTCAATTTGGCCCCTGGCTCCTGCAG CGGCCTTCCTGCTTCCGTCCTGCCAGCTCATCAACCAGACGGTGTCTCTGGAGAAGGAGGGCTGTCCAAAGTGTCACCTAGTGGAAACAACCATCTGCAGCGGCCACTGCTTCACCAAG GACCCTGTCTTTAAGATACCGTTCAGCAACGTGTACCAGAATGTGTGCATGTACCAGGACTTCTACTTCAAGACCTTTAAGCTCCCTGACTGTTCTCCCGGCGTGGACCCGACCGTCACCTACCCCGTGGCTTTGAGCTGCCACTGCGGCCGCTGTGCTATGGCCACGTCTGACTGCACCTTTGGGAGCCTGCAGCCCAACTTCTGCATTCATGACATACCTTTCTACTACTAG
- the LOC144532764 gene encoding G-protein coupled receptor 68-like — MEDFYVNHTSLDISYDYNSTFNDFDVEKIVFIMNVVTCIIICIGLPLTLVAIYALYSLVGKDNVVPIYVINLLISDLVQLCCMIGFVAKPEDRDMIMFTIYYSSLMASVCFMVCIALERYLVIACPLWYRFRRTIKISVMVCFLVWIFSLIFFVSYAFWPVQAFSITLPIFFILPLPLLIFFLVGTLKALSASNSLPADEKRQIVAMLVLVLLIYTLLFLPTTLMLLKDYDMHDLALEILSDVFLRLSPLTDLVLYVFMRKGAIDKLLAFVCCCRMDSNDASSSTV, encoded by the exons ATGGAAGATTTCTACGTTAACCACACATCACTGGACATTAGTTATGACTACAACAGCACCTTCAACGACTTTGACGTTGAAAAAATAGTATTCATCATGAATGTTGTGACATGCATAATCATCTGTATTGGACTTCCTTTGACCCTCGTGGCCATCTATGCTCTTTATTCTCTG GTGGGAAAGGATAATGTTGTTCCGATCTACGTCATCAACCTTCTCATTTCTGACCTCGTTCAGCTCTGCTGCATGATCGGTTTTGTGGCAAAACCTGAGGACCGGGATATGATTATGTTTACTATTTACTACTCTAGTCTGATGGCCAGTGTTTGCTTCATGGTGTGCATCGCCCTGGAAAG gtatttggtcatcGCCTGCCCACTGTGGTACCGCTTCAGACGAACCATCAAGATCTCCGTGATGGTCTGCTTCCTGGTCTGGATCTTTTCTCTTATCTTTTTCGTCAGTTATGCATTTTGGCCTGTTCAAGCTTTTTCAATCACTTTGCCCATATTTTTCATCCTTCCCCTCCCACTGCTCATATTCTTTCTGGTTGGGACCCTCAAAGCCCTGTCAGCTTCGAACTCACTTCCTGCTGATGAAAAGCGACAAATTGTGGCAATGTTGGTCCTGGTGCTGCTTATTTACACGCTGCTGTTCCTGCCCACAACCCTCATGCTTCTGAAAGACTATGACATGCATGACTTGGCCCTTGAAATCCTGTCTGATGTGTTTCTTAGGTTAAGTCCTCTTACAGACTTAGTTCTTTATGTTTTCATGAGGAAAGGGGCCATAGACAAGCTTTTGGCCTTTGTGTGTTGTTGCAGAATGGACAGCAATGACGCCAGCAGTTCAACAGTATGA